The window TGGAACTGCCGAGTATAATTATAGGGTTTGTCATGATTTTCGAGGATGAATATTCTGCTATTATGATAATTATTTAAATGAAATAGTATTTACTTAACAAGTGAAGGGAAAATTTTCCTATAAATCCTCGGCAATCCTATTTATGAATTTTTTAGCTATCCTAAGTAATTTTGCTTCCGGAGTCAAATTTTTTGCCGCCCATTTTTTTATCCACGGTTCGGCTAGTTGCCACATATTAATCTCCGGATCTAGGCTTTGTCCTATACCCTCTACGACCACAACCGTTTTCTGGAGGAGTAAAAGTTGAGGTTGTGTTTCCATGCCAAATTCTTCGGTGATTTTGAATAATTGAGCTAAAAGGTTTCCTATCGAAATATTTTTAATCTGTTTACCGATAATCGGTTCGGCTATTGCCCGACACCTTTGAGCAAAAAGCTCTAAATTCGTATTTTTAGGTATATAGCTTATCCTATGATGAACACTTGCGACAAGTTTATAATCTCGTTTCAAAAAAGCGTATAATATTTCGGCAATAGCTAGCCTATCATCTTCTGACAAGATACCTATAATACCGAAATCTATAAGTGCTATCGCACCGTTTTTCTTTACAAGAATATTTCCAGGGTGTAAATCAGCGTGGAAAAACCCATCTCTATAGGCCTGGTTGAAAAAGATAACTGCAATTTTAGCGGCAATATCATCAGGATTTAATTTGTTTTTAATTAGCTTTTCCCTGTTATAAATTGATATACCGTTGATCCATTCTAAAGTTATTATTTCCTCTGAAGTTAATTCCCAGTAAATTTTTGGTATACAAATGCTCTTGTCTAAAGCGAAATTATCAGCAAGCCTAGAAGCAGCTGCGGCTTCCATAAGGAGGTTTAACTCGCAATTCATTGATTCTCGGAAAACTGCTATTACCTCCCGTGGTTTGAGTCGTTGTGAGTTTCTAACAAATCTTGCGGTAAAATCGGCAATAAATTCTAAAAATATAATATCGTTATTATATGTTTTAGTAATATCCGGTCTTAAGATTTTAACTGCCACTTTTTCGCCTGTTACTAGTACTGCTTTGTGAACTTGAGCGATAGAAGCTGCAGCAACTGGAATATCATTAAAGCTAGAAAATATTTCAGATATTTTAGTGCCGAAAGTTTCTTCTATCTTGTTTTTTGCAATTTTGGAATCAAAGGGACGGAGCTTATCCTGAAGAGATTTTAAGTGATGGGCTACATCCCGCCCAATTAAGTCCGGCCTGGTTGAAAGAGTTTGGCCGAATTTAATATAAATTGGACCTAGATCCTTGAAGAAATTTGCTAACCTTATTCCAAAGGCTTGTTTTGGTCTTATGAAAAATCTTTTAGGATATATTATCAGGCATACTACTCCTGCTAGGAATCTTATTCTTCGAGGTATTTTTATTTTTTCCGGACAAGTAAGGATTTGATATTTGCTTATCTTATGTAAAAATAAAACGAGGTTAGCGATATTCTTAATGCAATTGATCATATCTTATAGCCATAATGGATAGCAGCAATTCCGAGCGTTAAATTTTTATAATTTACATCCATAAACCCGGCGTTTTGAATTTTTGTTTTGAAATCTTCCTGGTTAGGAAACATACTTATACTTTCGCTTAAATATTGATACGCTTCCTTGTTATTAACCACGTATTTTCCTATATGGGGAATAACATTAAAG of the Candidatus Megaera polyxenophila genome contains:
- a CDS encoding 2-polyprenylphenol 6-hydroxylase — its product is MINCIKNIANLVLFLHKISKYQILTCPEKIKIPRRIRFLAGVVCLIIYPKRFFIRPKQAFGIRLANFFKDLGPIYIKFGQTLSTRPDLIGRDVAHHLKSLQDKLRPFDSKIAKNKIEETFGTKISEIFSSFNDIPVAAASIAQVHKAVLVTGEKVAVKILRPDITKTYNNDIIFLEFIADFTARFVRNSQRLKPREVIAVFRESMNCELNLLMEAAAASRLADNFALDKSICIPKIYWELTSEEIITLEWINGISIYNREKLIKNKLNPDDIAAKIAVIFFNQAYRDGFFHADLHPGNILVKKNGAIALIDFGIIGILSEDDRLAIAEILYAFLKRDYKLVASVHHRISYIPKNTNLELFAQRCRAIAEPIIGKQIKNISIGNLLAQLFKITEEFGMETQPQLLLLQKTVVVVEGIGQSLDPEINMWQLAEPWIKKWAAKNLTPEAKLLRIAKKFINRIAEDL